CCTTTTCCACATCTCTATACTCTCTGTGCTATTCGtctttcttcttgtttcttgtgCATATACGACCTCGTACAAGCGTAAAGCCGGCACTGGTCTCGGCCAAAAGAGAATTCTAGCAAGTAATTTTGATTTTACTCCATTTTTCAAGAAGACAGATCGTACTCAACGTCTGCGTAGAAGCTCGGCGGAAAAGAAAACTAATTCTTGGTATAATGATGAGGACCGGATCGTACCTAGCGGTCCAAACCCTCTGCATCACTAGCTAAAAAGGGTTTTAAGTTTGATTTGTTTCAAtagattttgttgttttttttgaataatatgtCTACATGACCGTGGATAATGAATCTATGTTGTGAAGTGCATTAGATTGATGTAACCATTATATTTGTGCATGTTTCTTCGTTTTCAGAATGGGGCTCGTTATCCTCTATCAatagatttagttttttttttttgcaaactaGTTAAAGATCTCTCTGCTATCCTACTACTGTTTCTTAAGATATCTACTGAATGTAagcaatttatatttttctttttgttataatctgaaatttattggtggttataaaataatacttttgtacttttactatttttttattttattgtgaaATTGAAACTAGTTTCTTTACGAAAGAAACTACTTTCTGATAGTAAAGTTCTATGATATTAATAGGTGAGAAAATATTATCGTactatatttgataaaaaaaaaatattatcgtCCTAAAAAAATGAGATCTGTGATATAGCTCAATATAAgttatttaatgtttttgtttggaaCTTGTTTTCTTTAAGATGTTTAGAATGGCATCTAGTTGGTATTGACATTTAATTTGTAAAGAAAACAATGCCACATTTGTAAATCATGGATCTAAGTAATCgatctttccatttttttgaaCAAAGTAATCGATCTTTCCAAATGTCAACAAAAAGGTTGTGTTTGTTCACTAGCCATTCAATTAAATATAGCGCCACGAATAAAGGCAGTGCATGTCCTGTTTGTATGGTATGCGGTTCGATTGGATAGCCGCTTCAACAATCAGATATGTCTTAAATTTTTACCCTCAAAAAGATTTATATCTTAACTCCAAATAGTATCATCATGGAGTCGTCGGAAGACTAGAAACGGGATTCTTGCATCTGTTAAAACTTTCTAATGGCCCGGTgcaagaattttttttccagtaattgttaaaaaaatatgggcatttttttttctgaaattagGACCCTAAAATCACCtaatttttg
This genomic interval from Brassica napus cultivar Da-Ae chromosome A6, Da-Ae, whole genome shotgun sequence contains the following:
- the LOC106351118 gene encoding CLAVATA3/ESR (CLE)-related protein 11-like, with amino-acid sequence MKKHPKPCSFLFHISILSVLFVFLLVSCAYTTSYKRKAGTGLGQKRILASNFDFTPFFKKTDRTQRLRRSSAEKKTNSWYNDEDRIVPSGPNPLHH